One genomic window of Devosia salina includes the following:
- the xdhA gene encoding xanthine dehydrogenase small subunit, which translates to MVEVSHAIKFLLNGEEVILTDVAPDLTLLDWLRLERRLRGSKEGCAEGDCGACTVLVGRLMDDEIIYDSVTACIRFVGSLHGTHVVTIEHLRGENGALHPVQQAMVDHHGSQCGFCTPGFVMSLYGLWMRNPDPSRAAIEKALQGNLCRCTGYAPIIRAAQSMSSYGQPQGDPLLAERIAVRDKLRAMHDGRRVEIGEDDRKIIIPASLDDFAAVYEANPDARIVAGSTDVGLWVTKFMRAIGPVIFIGHLQELKRIAENDSEVRFYAGVSYSEAQPVIAANFPQLGELWDRIAGEQIRNMGTIGGNIANGSPIGDTPPPFIALGAKLHLRRGEHRGEIKLEDYFLAYGKQDRQPGEFVESVTIPLLPAGEKFATYKISKRREEDISALCGAFRVFVNDAGAVGMVRIAFGGMAATPKRAKAVEAALIGKPWTMDTIEAVTGQFAEDFSPISDMRASADYRMLAAQNLLKRFFLWTQERSERLAREVA; encoded by the coding sequence ATGGTCGAGGTCAGCCACGCCATCAAATTCCTGCTCAATGGTGAGGAGGTCATCCTCACCGATGTGGCGCCGGATCTGACCCTGCTCGACTGGCTGCGATTGGAGCGGCGCCTGCGTGGCTCCAAGGAAGGCTGCGCCGAGGGCGATTGCGGCGCCTGTACGGTGCTGGTCGGGCGGTTGATGGATGACGAGATCATCTATGACTCTGTGACCGCCTGCATCCGCTTCGTGGGTAGCCTGCATGGCACGCATGTGGTGACCATCGAGCATCTGCGCGGCGAGAATGGCGCCCTCCACCCCGTGCAGCAGGCCATGGTCGACCATCATGGCAGCCAGTGCGGGTTCTGCACGCCCGGCTTCGTGATGAGCCTTTATGGCCTCTGGATGCGCAATCCCGACCCGTCGCGCGCGGCGATCGAGAAGGCGCTGCAGGGCAATCTCTGCCGCTGCACCGGATATGCGCCCATCATCCGGGCGGCGCAGTCCATGTCCAGCTATGGCCAGCCACAGGGCGATCCGCTCCTTGCCGAGCGCATCGCGGTCAGGGACAAGCTCCGGGCCATGCATGACGGGCGGCGGGTCGAGATCGGTGAGGATGACCGCAAGATCATCATTCCGGCCTCGCTCGATGATTTTGCTGCCGTCTACGAAGCCAATCCGGATGCGCGGATCGTGGCCGGCTCGACCGATGTCGGCCTCTGGGTCACCAAGTTCATGCGCGCCATCGGCCCGGTGATCTTTATCGGCCATCTGCAGGAATTGAAGCGCATTGCCGAGAATGACAGCGAAGTGCGTTTTTATGCCGGGGTTTCTTATTCCGAGGCGCAGCCGGTGATCGCGGCCAACTTCCCGCAGCTGGGCGAATTGTGGGATCGCATTGCCGGCGAGCAGATCCGCAATATGGGCACGATCGGCGGGAATATTGCCAATGGCTCGCCCATTGGCGATACGCCGCCGCCCTTCATCGCGCTGGGCGCCAAACTGCACCTGCGCCGCGGCGAGCATCGCGGCGAGATCAAGCTGGAAGACTATTTCCTGGCCTATGGCAAGCAGGACCGCCAGCCTGGCGAATTCGTCGAAAGCGTCACCATTCCGCTGCTGCCGGCCGGAGAAAAATTCGCCACCTACAAGATTTCCAAGCGCCGCGAGGAAGACATTTCGGCGCTGTGCGGGGCCTTCCGGGTGTTCGTCAACGACGCCGGAGCCGTGGGCATGGTCCGCATCGCCTTTGGCGGCATGGCGGCGACGCCGAAGCGCGCCAAGGCGGTCGAAGCGGCGCTCATCGGCAAGCCCTGGACCATGGATACGATCGAGGCCGTGACCGGCCAGTTTGCCGAGGATTTTTCGCCGATCAGCGACATGCGCGCTTCGGCTGATTATCGCATGCTTGCAGCTCAGAACCTGCTCAAGCGCTTCTTCCTGTGGACACAGGAGCGGAGTGAGCGTCTGGCGAGGGAGGTGGCGTGA
- the uraH gene encoding hydroxyisourate hydrolase, which yields MGGALTTHVLDTMHGKPARGMRLELHFVHGDHTHHLADSYTNADGRVDQPLLGEDQFQHGEFEIRFHVGQYFERLGVEIATPFLDVVPIRFTISEDKHYHVPLLVSPFAYSTYRGS from the coding sequence ATGGGCGGAGCCCTCACCACCCATGTCCTGGACACCATGCACGGCAAGCCGGCGCGGGGCATGCGGCTGGAGCTGCATTTCGTGCATGGCGACCACACCCATCACCTGGCCGACAGCTATACCAATGCCGATGGCCGGGTGGACCAGCCGCTCCTTGGTGAGGATCAGTTCCAGCATGGCGAATTCGAGATCCGCTTCCATGTCGGCCAGTATTTCGAGCGCCTTGGGGTAGAGATCGCAACGCCGTTCCTCGACGTGGTACCGATCCGCTTCACCATTTCCGAGGACAAGCACTACCACGTGCCGCTCCTCGTCAGTCCCTTCGCCTATTCGACCTATCGGGGGAGCTGA
- a CDS encoding LysR family transcriptional regulator, which produces MEHRPSLERPREHALSASLLARVFHQPSLLYFNAVATHLSIREAARRLNVASSAVTRQVAQLEDALGIALFLREKRRLRLSPAGEILFRHSRRLVAPMEAAVSEIELLRGVRAGSVRIAAAESVGLSFLPSLISDFGKRYPRLTLDIAIIPSAEVVQRLVEERIDIGFGFIAKPPRQVDIAFRRDVSIGALMSPDHPLATVDTLTMERCLDHPLAVGKPEISIREVIEPFLKTSASITPPLVEVNSIRLLVELAIGGHYASIMTPIGAQNEIAAGRLIFRPLQDGGLPTNRFGILVRAGSSLHLAPAIFFEHAKAYFESLSLPGAI; this is translated from the coding sequence GTGGAGCATCGGCCGTCCCTCGAAAGACCCCGCGAACACGCACTTTCTGCCAGCCTGCTGGCCCGCGTCTTCCACCAGCCCTCGCTGCTCTATTTCAACGCCGTGGCCACCCACCTGTCCATCCGCGAGGCGGCGCGGCGCCTCAACGTCGCATCCTCGGCAGTCACGCGGCAGGTGGCCCAGCTCGAAGACGCTCTGGGCATTGCACTCTTCCTGCGCGAAAAGCGACGCCTGCGCCTGTCACCCGCGGGCGAAATCCTCTTCCGCCATTCGCGCCGCCTCGTCGCGCCCATGGAGGCGGCGGTCTCCGAAATCGAATTGCTGCGGGGAGTGCGCGCCGGCTCGGTACGGATCGCTGCGGCCGAAAGCGTGGGACTATCCTTCCTGCCCAGCCTGATCAGCGATTTCGGCAAGCGCTATCCGCGCCTGACACTCGACATCGCCATCATTCCCTCCGCGGAAGTGGTGCAGCGCCTGGTAGAGGAGCGCATCGATATCGGTTTCGGGTTCATCGCCAAGCCGCCGCGCCAGGTCGACATTGCCTTTCGTCGCGACGTCTCCATCGGTGCGCTCATGAGCCCCGACCACCCCCTGGCCACGGTCGATACTCTCACGATGGAACGGTGTCTCGACCATCCCCTGGCCGTTGGAAAGCCGGAAATCTCCATCCGCGAGGTGATTGAGCCTTTCCTCAAGACGTCCGCCAGCATCACGCCACCCCTGGTGGAAGTGAACTCCATCCGTCTCCTGGTGGAGCTGGCCATAGGGGGCCATTATGCGTCGATCATGACCCCCATAGGCGCGCAGAACGAAATTGCTGCCGGCCGGCTGATCTTCCGACCGCTGCAGGATGGCGGCCTGCCCACCAATCGCTTTGGCATCCTGGTGCGGGCCGGCAGTTCTCTGCACCTGGCGCCGGCCATTTTCTTCGAGCACGCCAAGGCCTATTTCGAGAGCCTGTCGCTGCCCGGCGCAATCTAG
- a CDS encoding ArsR/SmtB family transcription factor yields MNDTQDALFRSLADPTRRAIFEQLCRKGEQTVGTLTNAAGVAQPTVSKHLLLLKQAGLVKDRHAGRQTHYSARVEALAPLMDWTKEMTGFWEARLDALENLLERMDQ; encoded by the coding sequence ATGAACGACACCCAGGATGCCCTGTTCCGCTCGCTGGCCGATCCGACGAGGCGCGCCATTTTCGAACAGCTCTGCCGCAAGGGCGAGCAGACGGTCGGTACATTGACCAATGCGGCCGGGGTCGCCCAGCCAACGGTCTCCAAGCACCTGCTTCTGCTCAAGCAGGCGGGTCTCGTGAAGGACCGGCATGCCGGCCGGCAGACGCATTATTCGGCCCGGGTCGAGGCCCTCGCCCCGCTGATGGACTGGACCAAGGAAATGACCGGCTTCTGGGAGGCACGGCTCGATGCCCTGGAAAATTTGCTCGAAAGGATGGACCAATGA
- a CDS encoding DUF1801 domain-containing protein, whose product MPEGKPKRPPLKPGPDGIVRLSGGNPQIAKGYGNDIVKKYIAAMPGWQREVGETLDAIIERTVLGVEKAVKWNTPFYGVERDIWFVSYHCMSKYVKVAFHNGAQLHPMPPGKSKQERVRYLDIYETDTIDQDQFADWVRQASLLPGEKM is encoded by the coding sequence ATGCCCGAAGGCAAGCCGAAGCGCCCGCCTCTCAAGCCCGGCCCCGACGGCATTGTGCGTCTGTCGGGCGGCAATCCGCAGATCGCCAAGGGCTATGGCAATGACATTGTAAAGAAATACATCGCCGCCATGCCCGGCTGGCAACGTGAAGTCGGCGAAACGCTCGACGCGATCATTGAGAGGACCGTGCTCGGCGTCGAAAAGGCGGTGAAATGGAACACGCCCTTCTATGGGGTGGAAAGGGACATCTGGTTCGTCAGCTACCACTGCATGAGCAAATACGTGAAGGTGGCTTTCCACAATGGCGCCCAGCTTCATCCGATGCCGCCGGGCAAATCGAAACAGGAGCGGGTGCGCTATCTCGACATCTACGAGACCGACACTATCGACCAGGACCAGTTCGCTGATTGGGTGAGGCAGGCCAGCCTGCTTCCCGGCGAAAAGATGTGA
- a CDS encoding DUF1801 domain-containing protein has protein sequence MSFSKNSAADLATGATPTELIDQRLAALPDWRGEKLAQIRKLIHEALPDVVEEWKWGKPVWSHNGILCTGEVYKAAVKTTFPKGASLDDPDHLFNSSMEGNVRRAIDFFEGEAIDEAAFKDLIKAAAHANGEAATKKAKK, from the coding sequence ATGAGTTTTTCCAAGAACAGCGCCGCCGACCTCGCAACCGGCGCCACGCCCACCGAACTCATCGACCAGCGCTTGGCCGCCCTGCCCGACTGGCGCGGCGAAAAGCTGGCCCAGATCCGCAAGCTCATCCACGAGGCGCTGCCCGACGTGGTGGAGGAGTGGAAATGGGGCAAACCGGTCTGGTCGCATAACGGCATTTTGTGCACCGGCGAGGTCTACAAGGCGGCGGTGAAGACCACTTTTCCCAAGGGCGCTTCGCTCGACGACCCCGACCACCTGTTCAATTCGAGCATGGAAGGCAATGTCCGCCGCGCCATTGACTTTTTCGAGGGCGAAGCCATCGACGAGGCCGCCTTCAAGGACCTGATCAAGGCCGCCGCCCACGCCAATGGCGAAGCCGCCACCAAGAAAGCAAAAAAGTAG
- a CDS encoding SRPBCC family protein, which produces MTTATDTRSVIVEREIPQPATRIWKALTQSHLISEWLMNNDFEPRVGHKFKLRGEWGGILDCEVLAIEPERTLSYSWDFDNPDPAFALKSVVTYTLTPTDAGTHLRVEQAGFRPEQKQAYGGAHAGWKNFLAKLEEVVGAA; this is translated from the coding sequence ATGACCACCGCCACCGACACCCGCTCCGTTATCGTCGAGCGCGAAATTCCCCAGCCAGCCACCCGCATCTGGAAGGCCCTGACCCAGTCGCACCTGATTTCGGAATGGCTGATGAACAATGATTTCGAGCCCAGGGTCGGGCACAAGTTCAAGCTGCGCGGCGAATGGGGCGGCATTCTCGACTGCGAGGTGCTGGCCATCGAGCCGGAGCGCACCCTGTCCTATTCATGGGATTTCGACAATCCCGACCCGGCCTTCGCGCTCAAGAGCGTGGTCACCTATACCCTGACGCCCACCGACGCCGGCACGCATCTGCGCGTCGAGCAGGCCGGGTTCCGCCCCGAGCAGAAGCAGGCCTATGGCGGCGCCCATGCCGGCTGGAAGAACTTCCTCGCCAAGCTCGAAGAGGTTGTGGGTGCGGCTTGA
- the puuE gene encoding allantoinase PuuE encodes MNRYPRDMHGYGQTPPHANWPGGAHVAVQFVLNYEEGGENNILHGDDASEAFLVDVLGAAPWPNQRHANVESMYEYGARAGFWRLHLLFTEANLPVTVYGVATALMRAPAQLAAMQEAGWEIASHGLKWVQHKDMPAAEESAQIAEAVRLHTIATGSRPLGWYTGRSSLNTVDLVADHGGFAYISDTYDDDLPYWKVIGGKPQLIIPYTLSANDMRFVTAPGFDNGEEYFAFLKDSFDCLYAEGEAGSPKMMSIGLHCRLVGQPGRYQGLKKFVDYIRTFDKVWVPTRLEIARHWAREHPYVAPEVVPSQLDKADFVARYGSIFEHSPWIAERAWEAEMGPANDTAIGLHFALRSQFRMATPEERLAVLRAHPDLAGKLAAAKRLTADSTAEQASAGLDALTDAEREKFTALNNAYVEKFGFPFIIAVRDHTKASILENFEKRIANSAAEEFATACAQVERIALLRLKAVLP; translated from the coding sequence ATGAACCGTTACCCCCGCGACATGCATGGCTATGGCCAGACCCCGCCCCATGCCAACTGGCCCGGCGGTGCCCATGTGGCAGTGCAGTTCGTGCTCAATTACGAAGAGGGCGGGGAGAACAATATCCTGCATGGCGATGACGCCTCCGAGGCCTTTCTCGTCGACGTGCTGGGCGCCGCGCCCTGGCCCAACCAGCGGCACGCCAATGTCGAAAGCATGTATGAATACGGCGCCCGCGCCGGTTTCTGGCGGCTGCATCTGCTTTTCACCGAAGCCAATCTGCCGGTCACCGTCTATGGCGTGGCAACGGCGCTGATGCGGGCCCCCGCTCAGCTCGCTGCCATGCAGGAGGCCGGCTGGGAAATCGCGTCTCATGGCCTGAAATGGGTGCAGCACAAGGACATGCCGGCGGCGGAGGAAAGCGCCCAGATCGCCGAGGCCGTCCGGCTCCACACCATTGCCACCGGCTCGCGGCCGCTGGGCTGGTATACGGGTCGCTCCAGCCTCAACACGGTCGACCTCGTCGCTGACCACGGGGGCTTTGCCTATATCTCGGACACCTATGACGACGACCTGCCCTATTGGAAAGTCATCGGCGGCAAGCCGCAGCTGATCATTCCCTATACGCTGAGCGCCAATGACATGCGCTTCGTCACCGCCCCGGGCTTCGACAATGGCGAGGAATATTTTGCCTTCCTCAAGGACAGCTTTGACTGCCTCTATGCCGAGGGTGAGGCGGGCAGCCCCAAGATGATGTCGATCGGCCTGCACTGCCGGCTGGTCGGCCAGCCCGGCCGCTACCAGGGCCTGAAGAAGTTCGTCGATTATATCCGGACCTTCGACAAGGTCTGGGTGCCGACACGTCTGGAGATTGCCCGGCACTGGGCAAGGGAACACCCCTATGTCGCCCCCGAAGTCGTGCCGAGCCAGTTGGACAAGGCGGATTTCGTCGCCCGCTACGGCTCGATCTTCGAACACTCACCCTGGATCGCCGAGCGCGCCTGGGAGGCCGAGATGGGGCCAGCCAATGACACCGCCATCGGTCTGCACTTCGCGCTCAGGAGCCAGTTCCGCATGGCCACGCCAGAAGAACGGCTCGCCGTGCTGCGCGCCCACCCGGACCTGGCTGGCAAGCTGGCCGCCGCCAAGCGCCTCACGGCCGACTCGACTGCCGAACAGGCCTCGGCTGGCCTTGATGCCCTCACCGATGCCGAGCGCGAAAAGTTCACCGCCCTCAACAATGCCTATGTGGAGAAATTCGGCTTCCCCTTCATCATCGCGGTGCGCGACCACACCAAGGCATCGATCCTGGAGAACTTTGAGAAGCGTATTGCCAATTCAGCTGCGGAGGAATTCGCCACCGCCTGCGCACAGGTGGAGCGTATCGCGCTGCTGCGGTTGAAAGCTGTCCTGCCCTGA
- a CDS encoding SRPBCC family protein translates to MQLQFRVSGRIDKPVHDVFEAVADPGKLSGYFTTGGARGRLETGATVTWDFHDFPGAFPVEVVEVIPDSKIVLRWDASEATEPSTTGETPQPVGYKTTVTMDFTALEDGRTLVTISESGWRQTPGGLKSSYGNCEGWTGMLCAMKVYLEHGINLREGFYK, encoded by the coding sequence TTGCAGCTGCAGTTCCGGGTGTCGGGTCGTATCGACAAGCCGGTGCATGACGTGTTCGAGGCGGTCGCCGATCCCGGCAAGCTGTCGGGCTATTTCACCACTGGCGGCGCCAGGGGGCGGCTGGAGACCGGCGCTACCGTGACCTGGGACTTTCATGATTTTCCGGGCGCCTTTCCGGTGGAGGTGGTCGAGGTCATCCCCGACAGCAAGATTGTGCTGCGCTGGGATGCGAGCGAGGCCACCGAGCCCAGCACGACCGGCGAGACGCCGCAGCCGGTGGGCTACAAGACCACGGTCACCATGGACTTCACGGCACTCGAGGACGGACGCACGCTGGTCACGATCTCCGAAAGCGGCTGGCGACAGACCCCGGGCGGGCTCAAGTCGTCCTATGGCAATTGCGAGGGCTGGACCGGCATGCTGTGCGCCATGAAGGTCTATCTCGAGCACGGCATCAATCTGCGCGAAGGCTTCTATAAATAG
- a CDS encoding ArsR/SmtB family transcription factor, with translation MSNDDADDAVFKALGHRVRRRILDFLKTEPRTTGMLCDLFPELDRCTVMQHLGVLEAAGLVVAEKRGRERWNHLDALPVHAIHERWIGPYAAYAASMLSKLKQTLDA, from the coding sequence ATGTCAAATGACGACGCAGACGACGCTGTTTTCAAGGCCCTCGGGCACCGGGTGAGGCGTCGCATTCTCGATTTCCTCAAGACCGAACCACGCACCACCGGCATGCTGTGCGATCTCTTCCCCGAACTCGATCGCTGCACGGTCATGCAACATCTGGGCGTGCTGGAAGCAGCGGGGCTGGTCGTGGCCGAGAAGCGCGGACGCGAGCGCTGGAACCACCTTGACGCCCTGCCGGTGCACGCCATCCATGAACGCTGGATTGGTCCCTATGCGGCCTATGCCGCCAGCATGTTGAGCAAGCTCAAGCAGACGCTCGACGCCTGA
- a CDS encoding glutathione S-transferase family protein produces the protein MLKLIIGNKNYSSWSLRPWLALRMADIPFEEELRPFIDHGSHDTFRAFSPTGRVPLLVDGKVEVWDSLAIVEHVAETYPALWPADIAARAYARSVAAEMHSGFSELRNVCTMNCGLRVQLHHRSPALERDLARIAEIWSTGIERFGGPFLAGDRFTVADAFYAPVAFRLQTYGIALGAVPDAYAARLRALPPMVEWYEAGIAETWREPDHEAEALAAGAVLSDLRRTA, from the coding sequence ATGCTCAAGCTGATCATCGGCAACAAGAACTATTCGTCCTGGTCGCTACGACCCTGGCTGGCGCTGCGCATGGCGGATATCCCCTTCGAGGAGGAGCTGCGGCCTTTCATCGATCACGGCAGCCATGACACGTTCCGCGCCTTTTCGCCCACTGGCCGCGTCCCGCTTCTGGTGGATGGCAAGGTCGAGGTCTGGGACTCTCTTGCCATCGTGGAACACGTTGCGGAAACCTACCCTGCCCTGTGGCCGGCCGACATTGCCGCTCGCGCCTATGCCCGCTCAGTGGCCGCCGAAATGCATTCCGGCTTCTCCGAGCTGCGCAATGTCTGCACCATGAATTGCGGGCTGCGCGTGCAACTGCACCACCGCTCACCGGCCCTCGAACGCGACCTGGCCCGCATTGCCGAGATCTGGTCGACGGGTATCGAACGCTTTGGCGGGCCATTCCTCGCCGGTGATCGTTTCACCGTGGCGGACGCCTTCTACGCCCCCGTCGCCTTCCGCCTCCAGACCTATGGCATTGCACTTGGCGCCGTGCCCGATGCCTATGCCGCCCGCCTGCGCGCACTGCCGCCAATGGTCGAATGGTACGAGGCCGGTATCGCCGAAACCTGGCGCGAGCCGGACCATGAGGCTGAAGCTCTGGCGGCCGGCGCTGTGCTCAGCGACCTGCGCCGCACGGCCTGA
- a CDS encoding bifunctional allantoicase/(S)-ureidoglycine aminohydrolase, with protein sequence MIMTSYASPIAGLPDQMALHTGRATFTEAYAFIPRGVMRDIVTSYLPHWNDTRLWVIARPMSGFAETFSQYIVEVQPGGGSQRPEENPEAEGVLFVVSGQMTITVEGETHLLGEGGYAFLPPGCAWSLVNKSTEPVRFHWVRKRYEVVDGIDIPAPFVANEQDQPILWMPGTNQTWGTTRFVDPADVRHDMHVNIVTLEPGAVIPFEETHVMEHGLYVLEGKAVYRLNRDWVEVEPGDFMWLRAFCPQACYAGPQRFRYLLYKDVNRHAKLPF encoded by the coding sequence ATGATCATGACAAGCTACGCCTCTCCCATTGCCGGACTGCCCGACCAGATGGCCCTCCATACCGGTCGCGCCACTTTCACGGAGGCCTATGCATTCATTCCCCGCGGCGTCATGCGCGACATCGTCACGTCCTACCTGCCGCATTGGAACGATACGCGGCTCTGGGTTATCGCTCGACCCATGAGCGGCTTTGCCGAGACCTTCTCGCAATACATCGTCGAAGTGCAGCCCGGTGGCGGCAGCCAGCGCCCCGAGGAAAATCCAGAGGCCGAGGGCGTGCTGTTTGTCGTCTCCGGGCAGATGACGATCACGGTCGAGGGCGAGACGCACCTTCTCGGGGAAGGCGGCTATGCCTTCCTGCCGCCGGGTTGTGCCTGGAGCCTTGTCAACAAGTCCACCGAGCCCGTCCGCTTTCACTGGGTGCGCAAGCGCTACGAAGTCGTGGATGGCATCGACATTCCCGCGCCCTTCGTCGCCAATGAGCAGGACCAGCCCATTCTCTGGATGCCCGGCACGAACCAGACTTGGGGGACGACGCGCTTTGTCGATCCGGCCGATGTGCGCCACGACATGCACGTCAATATCGTCACGCTCGAGCCGGGCGCGGTCATTCCCTTCGAGGAAACCCATGTCATGGAGCACGGCCTCTATGTGCTGGAGGGCAAGGCGGTCTATCGGCTCAATCGCGACTGGGTCGAGGTGGAGCCCGGGGATTTCATGTGGCTGCGCGCCTTCTGCCCGCAGGCCTGCTATGCCGGCCCCCAGCGCTTCCGCTACCTGCTCTACAAGGACGTCAACCGACACGCCAAGCTGCCGTTCTGA
- a CDS encoding ureidoglycolate lyase, protein MTDAIHIHIEPLTAEAFAPFGQVIERAGAHHYPINAGMTERYHDLARIELGGVHPRPLISIFHGQPYQLPLALKLVERHPLGSQAFFPLSDSPWLVIVAEDDGGTPVRLRAFRPASGQGVNIAMNTWHGVLTPLERDSAYLVVDRGGEGDNLEEHHFAVPPVIVA, encoded by the coding sequence ATGACCGACGCCATCCACATCCACATCGAGCCGCTGACGGCCGAGGCATTCGCCCCCTTCGGACAGGTTATCGAACGCGCCGGCGCGCACCACTATCCGATCAATGCGGGCATGACCGAACGTTATCACGACCTGGCGCGCATCGAACTGGGCGGCGTGCACCCGCGCCCCCTCATCTCCATATTTCACGGCCAGCCCTACCAATTGCCGCTGGCGCTCAAGCTGGTTGAACGCCACCCGCTGGGCAGTCAGGCCTTTTTCCCGCTCTCCGATAGTCCCTGGCTGGTTATCGTCGCGGAGGACGACGGCGGCACGCCGGTTCGCCTGCGCGCCTTCCGTCCGGCATCAGGTCAGGGCGTCAACATTGCCATGAACACCTGGCATGGCGTCCTGACCCCGCTCGAACGCGACAGCGCCTATCTGGTCGTCGACCGGGGCGGCGAGGGCGACAACCTCGAGGAACACCACTTCGCTGTTCCGCCAGTGATCGTCGCCTGA
- a CDS encoding META domain-containing protein — MLIRILAHMLALVLTLLVAVMPAQADPLTISGEVLYRERIALPSGSTLHVGLVALPSGRPVVGAGAAIPVRTAAPLLFNLNVRSDAVTAGGSFGLVAEIRHGEDLLFRNDQAVPVDLTTALPVSILVTRHTVAPPTEPAFDPEIVGVVWTVTSIGGRPITGQRPLTLSIAADHRVGGSGGCNSYFSEASIADHKISFGPPAATRMACAPDIMDQETDYFAALAAVASYEHDEAGLRLLDAAGIPLIGLVRTTE; from the coding sequence ATGCTGATCCGTATCCTGGCCCATATGCTGGCCCTCGTCCTGACGCTGCTGGTCGCCGTCATGCCCGCACAAGCCGATCCACTGACCATCTCGGGAGAGGTTCTGTACCGCGAGCGCATCGCCCTGCCTTCGGGGTCGACGCTCCATGTGGGCCTCGTCGCGCTGCCGTCCGGACGCCCCGTCGTGGGGGCGGGCGCTGCCATTCCCGTCCGCACGGCGGCGCCCCTGCTTTTCAACCTGAACGTGCGCAGCGACGCAGTCACCGCCGGCGGCAGCTTCGGCCTCGTCGCCGAGATCCGTCATGGCGAAGACCTGCTCTTCCGCAATGACCAGGCAGTACCGGTTGACCTGACGACGGCGCTGCCGGTTTCCATCCTGGTCACGCGCCACACCGTGGCGCCGCCAACAGAGCCGGCCTTCGACCCGGAGATCGTCGGGGTCGTCTGGACCGTCACCAGCATTGGTGGCCGACCGATAACCGGCCAACGCCCGCTGACCCTCTCGATTGCCGCCGATCATCGCGTCGGCGGCTCGGGCGGCTGCAACAGCTATTTCTCCGAAGCCAGCATTGCCGACCACAAGATCAGTTTCGGGCCACCTGCGGCCACCCGCATGGCCTGCGCGCCCGACATCATGGACCAGGAAACGGACTATTTCGCCGCACTGGCCGCCGTGGCATCCTATGAGCACGATGAGGCGGGCCTGCGCCTGCTCGATGCCGCCGGCATACCGCTCATTGGCCTGGTTCGCACCACGGAGTAG
- a CDS encoding nucleoside deaminase: METATLISRLLDVIEQQIAPVTADGVARGNKLFGAAILRKSDLSTVVAETNNEIENPLWHGEMHAIKRFFELPADQRPATSDCLFLATHEPCSLCLSGITWSGFDNFYYLFSHQDSRDSFAIPYDIQILKAVYAVPDPETGKVSPERDLYNRRNEFWTSHGLQDMIAGLDRGNRELLLARMDEISALYADLSDRYQKTKGGKGIPLA, translated from the coding sequence TTGGAGACTGCCACGCTGATTTCACGGCTGCTCGATGTCATCGAGCAGCAGATCGCCCCCGTCACCGCCGATGGCGTGGCCCGCGGCAACAAGCTCTTCGGTGCCGCGATCCTGAGGAAGTCCGACCTGTCCACCGTGGTCGCGGAAACCAATAACGAGATCGAAAATCCGCTCTGGCATGGCGAGATGCACGCCATCAAACGGTTCTTCGAGCTGCCCGCGGACCAGCGACCCGCCACCAGCGACTGCCTGTTCCTGGCAACCCACGAGCCCTGCTCGCTCTGCCTTTCGGGCATCACCTGGTCGGGCTTCGACAATTTCTATTATCTCTTCAGCCACCAGGACAGCCGCGACAGCTTTGCCATTCCCTACGACATCCAGATCCTCAAGGCCGTCTACGCCGTCCCCGACCCCGAGACCGGCAAGGTTTCGCCCGAACGCGACCTCTACAATCGGCGCAATGAATTCTGGACCAGCCACGGCCTGCAGGACATGATCGCGGGTCTTGATCGTGGCAACCGGGAATTGCTGCTGGCGCGCATGGACGAGATCAGCGCCCTCTATGCCGACCTTTCGGACCGTTACCAGAAGACCAAGGGCGGCAAGGGCATTCCCCTCGCCTAG